The Candidatus Neomarinimicrobiota bacterium genomic interval ATTATTATCTGGATCCCGATACACGTATTGATGTCTACTGGCCGGCAGCTACGAGGAATTACTTTTTGACAGCCACCTGGCACATCAAAGCCGGGTTATGAAGGAATCAGTTCGTACTCCCAGTGTTTCAGGCTTCCCAGGGAAAAGACATGGGGTATCCCCTTCTTTTTAAGAAGGTCCACGGCTAGGGACGATTTGAGTCCGTTCTGGCAATATACTACAACAATTTTATGCTTGGGAATGGTATGAGCTTTTTTTTCTAATTGTGAAAAAGGCAATGAATGAGCACCGGGGATGTGTCCTTCTATATACCGGCCCGGAGATCTCAGATCCAGAATAAAAAGATCCTCCGGTGTATTCTGAAATATTTCATGTAATTTTTGTCCGTGAATGACAGGAAAAGATTTTATTCTGTCAGGCATGAGATTTTATCTGTTTTGAAATTTAGCAGCTTTTACCGTATTCACCATGAGCATCGCAATCGTCATGGGGCCTACACCACCGGGAACGGGGGTGATGGCAGAGGCAATCTCGGCCGCTTCATCAAATTTCACATCACCTGTCAGGCGATACCCTTTTTCTGTTGAGGGGTCATCCACGCGGTTCATGCCCACATCGATCACAACCGCACCGGGTTTGATCATATCCCCGGTAATAAATTCCGGTACACCGGCTGCTACAATCAGAACATCCGCCATCCGTGTAATAGAACCCATGTCCTGAGTCCGCGTATGGCAAATGGTTGCCGTGGCATTGGCATGCTTCTTTTTTTGATACAGCATATTCAGCATCGGTTTACCTACAATGTTGCTCCGTCCCACAACGACGGCATGTTTCCCTTCCAGGGATATCTTATAGTAACGGAGAATTTCCATGATACCCGCGGGTGTACACGGCTGAAAACCCTCTTCATCCAGAATCAGCCGTCCCACATTCTCAGGGTGAAAACCGTCTACATCCTTTTCCGGACGGATACGGTGAATGATTTCAGAAGCATTGAGCTGTTTGGGCAAAGGCATCTGAACCAGAATTCCGTGGAATTTCAGATCATGGTTCAGTTTATCAATAATAGTATTCAATTCCCTTTGGGATACATCTTCCGGCAGGGTGATAGTTTCAGAAAATATCCCCAACTTTTCGCAGGTCCGGCCTTTATTTCTAACATATACCTTTGATGCCGGATCTTCTCCCACTAAAACCACGGCCAGCCCGGGATAGATATTCTCCTTTTTCAGAGCTTCCACCTCTTGTTTTACCGATTCTCTAACGGATTTGGCTACATCTTTTCCGTTTAAAAGCATCGCTTTCATGGTGTCTCCTCTCACTTATTTCGCATAGCTGACGGACCGGTGTTCCCGGATAACCGTCACTTTAATCTGTCCCGGATAGGTCATTTCATTCTGAATTTTTCCGGCAATATCATCTGCCAGCAGATCGGCATCTCTGTCGTCCACAGAGCTCTGTTCCACCATCACACGGACTTCCCGTCCGGCCTGAATGGCGTATGTTTTACTCACACCGGAAAAACCGTTTGAAATTTCTTCCAGTTTTTCCATCCGGTGAATATAGCTTTCCAGTGTTTGTCCCCTTGCACCACGACGGGAACCACTGATGGCATCAGCCGCCTGAACAAGGGCTGAAATGGGGTGAATCTTTTCCACTTCATCGTGATGGCTTTCAATGGCATTCACCACGATCTGGTTCTCACCGTTCCGGCGGGCAATTTCACCACCGATCAGGGCATGGGTTCCTTCAACATTTCGGTCGTATGCCTTCCCCAAATCATGTAAAAAACCCGCCCGTTTGGCCAGAGTTCCGTCAAAGCCAAGTTCTACAGCCATCAAACCTGCAAGCCAGCCCACTTCAATGGAGTGTTTCAGCACATTCTGTCCATAACTGGTCCGATATTTCAGCCGGCCGATAAAATGCATCATTTCGGGATTCAGGGGTGGAAGTTCCAGTTCCATCAGTGCATCCTGAGCTGCCTGAATGATGGATTCTTCAATTTCCTTTGTAGCCTTTTCTATCATTTCTTCGATCCGCGCGGGATGGATACGGCCGTCCTGAATCAATTTTTCCAGAGCTATCCGTGCTGTTTCACGGCGAATGGGATCAAATCCGCTCAGGACCACAGCTTCCGGTGTATCATCCACTATCAGTTCCACGCCTGTCAGTGATTCAAAGTGACGAATATTCCGTCCCTCGCGTCCAATCACCCGCCCTTTCATCTGTTCGTTGGGTAAATTTACAACGGTCACTGTTGTTTCCGCCGTATGATCAGCCGCCGAGCGCTGAATAGCTTCAATGATAATTTTCTTGGCTTCCTTATTGGCATTCAGCAGAGCCTGTTCCCGAATCTCCTTCACCTTCACCTGAGCATCCATCCGGGCTTTTTCAATCATGCTGTTCATGAGGATTTCCTTAGCCTCATCAGCACTCAGCCCGCCGATTTCCTCCAGTTTGGCTTGTTGCAGGCGAATCAGATTCTCGATCTCTTCAGCCCGTTGTTCCAGTTTTTTATCCTTTTTCCGAAGTTCATCCTCCTGCTTCTGAATGTTGTCGTACCGCTGGTCGAGGAAATCACTACGCCGCTCAAGGTTGCTCTCCTTTTTCAGGATTTCCTTTTCCGCTTCCCGAACATCTTTGAGTTTCTGTTTATACTCTTCCTCGGCATTCTGTTTAATGCGAAGGGCTTCATCCTTCGCTTCCAGAATCCGTTCCTTCTTAATGCTTTCCCCTTCTTTACGGGCATTTTCCAGCATATCCTGGATATGATTTTTCAATCCTCCCAGTTTAATACGGACATAAAGCCAGTAAATCAGGAAGCCTACTAAAAAGGATACCGTTGAACAAATAATAATATTAAGCATCGGTCATCTCCCGGTTAAAACCAGGAAAACCGGGCCTCTGCAGATAAAATCAGGTCTCGCTCAAAGAACGGTCAATCATGAGAATCAATTCCCGGGATTTTTGTTCCACACTGTCTAAAAGACTTTCGTGTTCATCCCGATATTCCAGATATTCGCCGGCAATGTTCATTGCCGCCAGAACAGCTATTTTATGAACAGCGGCGGAGGATGACATATTGGCACCGACTTCGTGCATCCTGTCATTTACCAGGGCGGCGATGCGTTTCAACTGCTCCACATCCACCTTGCCCCGCACCGGGTAGTCCTGACCATAAATTTTCAGAACAACCGATTTTTCTTCATTCTCCACGCTCATGGTTTAATTCCGCCTGTGCTTTCAGTTCCTCGTCAATCCATCCCGATATTTTCCGGAGACTTGTTTGAATTTTTCTCACAGCCTCGTGGATTTCGGGGGTTGGTTGATTTCGGGACTGACGAAGGCGAAGATTCTCCTCTTTTACAGACTGCAGATGTTCCACCAGCAGATGTAATTTGATTTCCAGTTCTTCAAGAGCCCTGATGTCCATTATCTGAGTTGAGCTCCATATTTCCTGATCAGTATGTTAAATATTTTTTCCATGATGCGGTCCACGTCCTGATCTTCAAGAGTCCTTTCATCACTCTGGAACCAAAGCCGGTAAGATAGGGCTTTCTTTCCGGGAGTGAGTTTTTGATCATCCATGAATTGATCATAGACAACCACATCCTTCAGAAATTTACTTCCTTTTTGATGAATTTCCTTCATCAGAGTTTCAGATTCCATGTTTTTATCAACAACAATGGAAATGTCCCGGGTCATAGAGGGATAAGGTGAAACCGGTTTGTATTTGAAAACCTCTTTCCGAAGTTCAAAAATCTCATCCAGTTTCAGCTCCAGAATGACCACCGGATATTCCAGCGGGTATTTATTCAGAAATTCGGGGTTATATTCACCGATTATTCCAATCCGTGTTTTACCCGAATAGATATCCATTAAAATGCGATATCGGTCTGTATCAAAATCTGACTTTCTCAGAGAGATATCCGAAATACCCAGGTTCCCGAGAAAACGGGTGAGGATACCTTTACCATAAAAGAAATCTGCCGGGGCCGGACTTTCAATCCAGTGAAGATCCCACATATCGCTGCATATCAACACACCCAGGTTTTGGTATTCACGGACTGTGGTTTCCGACGAGGAATCCTTTTCCATCACCCGCCCGATTTCAAAAAGGCGTACATGCTGCCGTTTCCGGAATACATTCAGTTTTAAATTGTGAAGAAGAGGCTGAATCAGGTCTGTCCGCAAATGATTCATATCCACTGAAAGAGGATTCATCAGGCTTACGGGGGTATATCCCCAGAGACCGGCTTCAGCCATATCACGGGAAACCAGGGAGTTGCTGATGGCTTCATGAAAGCCAAATCCCATAAAGATTTCACGAATTTTATTCAAAAAGGGATTGATCGAATCGACGGTTTCAGGCATGGAAAACTGGAGCCGTGCATTAGCCCGGATTTTGTTCAGTCCGTAAATCCGGACGATTTCCTCAATCAGATCTATTTCCCGTTTCAAATCCGGACGGAATGTAGGTGCAAGGACTGTAATGGATTTATCATCCATCGATTGAACAGCAATTTCCAGGGATTCAAAGATTCTCCGGCAGGTTTCCCGTGGGACATCCAGGGATGTGATTTTCTTCAGCCTGTCAAAATGCATGGTGATGAGAAGCGGCTCAATCTTCTCCGGATAGACATCAATCATCCCTTTTGCACAGTTCCCTCCTGCCAGTTCAAGGATCAGCGATGCCAGGCGATCCTGAGCATATACACAATTTGCATTGGGGTCCGTTCCCCTTTCAAAACGCTTGGATGAATCAGTGGAAAGCAGCTGCTGTTTAGAACCTTTACGGATCGTAGGCGGATCAAAATAGGCGCTTTCTATCAAAACATTCACCGTATCATCAGAAATTTCGGAATGGAGTCCTCCCATAATACCGGCCATGGCGACAGGTTTTTCCCCGTCACAAATCAATAAAACATTTTCTGAAAGGGTTCGTTTTTTGTGGTCCAGGGTTTCAAATGTCTCCCCTTCTTCCGCATAACGGACGACGATCCGGTGTTCAGCCAGTTTATCATAGTCAAAGGTATGGAGCGGGTGTCCCGTTTCATGCAAAACGTAGTTGGATGCATCCACCACATTGTTGACCGGCCGCAATCCAATCGCTTCGATGCGTTTCTTCAGCCAGTCCGGACTGGGTCCGATTTTAACATTCCGGATGACGCGGGCGGTATACCGTGGACAGCCGTCTGAAGCGGGTACATCCACCCGGGCCAGGGTATGTATCTCCGGTCCGGATTCCTGAAGTGTAATATCAGGAATTTTCAGGGTTTTACCGGTCAATGCAGCAATTTCACGAGCAACACCGATATGGGACATACAATCGGGGCGGTTTGCCGTTAAATCAATATCCAGAATCACTGTTTTGGGAAGGTAATCATTCAGGGATTTTCCAATCTCACAGGATTCATCAAGAACCATGATTCCCGAGTGATCCCCGGAAAGTCCCAGTTCATCTTCGGCACAAATCATCCCATTGGACGTTACACCCCTCAGCTTTGCTTTTTTCAGGGTGAATCCGGGGGCCAGGGTCGTCCCCACCGTTGCAACCGGGACTTTTTGTCCAGCAGCTACATTCGGGGCACCACACACAATTTGAACCGGTTTATCTTCACCGGTATTTACATAACAAACAGACAATTTATCGGCATTTGGGTGATTTTCTACGGACAGGACCTCTCCGACAATCACACCATCGGAAACATTCGGACCGGACGCTACAATGCGACATTCGAGTCCCGCCTCTGTTAACAGGTCACAGATTTCTTCAAGAGGTTTATCTATATTTACATAATCTTGAAGCCAGTTCAGATCAACTTTCACTGTAAAACTCCATATTCGGTATGTCGAATCAGAATTGCTTTAAAAATTCGACATCATTATCAAACAGCATACGAATATCATGGATATCCAGCTTTTGCATGACTGCGCGATCAACGCCCAGACCAAAAGCATACCCGGTTACCTCTTCCGGGTCGTAACCTACCGCCTTAAAAACATTGGGATCCACCATCCCGCATCCCAGAATTTCCAGCCAGCCTGTATTTTTACAAACACGGCATCCTTTCCCTTTACAGAGAAAGCAGGAAACGTCCACCTCGGCCGAAGGTTCGGTAAATGGGAAAAAACTGGTGCGGAATTTAATCCGGGCATCAGGACCGAAATACATTTTACTGAAAAGTTCCAAAGTTCCCCTCAGGTCAGCAAAGGTAACGTTTTTATCCACATAAAGGCCTTCGATTTGATGGAACATACAATAACTCCGGGCACTGATGGCTTCATTCCTGTAAACCCTTCCCGGAGCCACAATCCGGACCGGCGGTTTATGCTGAGTCATATAACGGGTCTGGACCGGGGACGTATGGGTCCTGAGCATAACCCCCTCATCTACATAAAAAGTATCCTGCATATCCCGGGCAGGATGATTAAGAGGCAGATTCAGGGATGAAAAATTGTACCAGTCTGTCTCCACTTCAGGACCATAGGCAATATCAAAGCCCAGTCGTGAAAAAATAGACAACATTTCGTCAATGGCCTGTGTTAAGGGGTGACGGGTACCTTTAAAAAAGGGAAAACCGGGAAGGGTATAATCTACATAATGCTCTTCATCCACCTTTTCCTGTAAAGTCTGATAGAGAAAATCCACCTGATTTTGAAGCTCATTTTTCAGGCTGTTCAAAGCCTGTCCGATAGCCTTCCGCTCCTGGGGTGCAACTTCCCCGATCCGGGAAAAGAGTTTGCTTACAATGCCTTTTCGCCCCAGATAAATGTTTTTCAGGTCTTCCCAGCTTTTTAAGTCACTAATACGTTCGAGATCAGTTTTAAACTGATCCCGAACATTATTGATTTTTTTCAGAAGTGTCATAAACGTGTTTTTCTACTTAAGTGATTCCACCAGCTTCTTGAAACTCTGAGGTTCACGAATTGCCATTTCGCTCAGTTGTTTCCGGTTGAGTTTGATGTTGTTTTCCTGCAGTTTGTGAATAAACACAGAGTAGGACATGTCGTACTGACGGACGGCGGCATTGATACGGGTAATCCACAGACGGCGGAAATCCCGTTTTTTACGCCGGCGGTCGCGATAGGCATACAACCAGCCCCGTTCGACGGCTTCTTTTGCAGTTTTATACAGACGGCTTCTGGCACCCCAGTAGCCTTTTGCCATTTTCAGTATTTTTTTATGGCGACGATGTCTTGGTACAGAACTATTTGCTCTTGGCATATTTCACCTCCTTTAAATTCCCAGCATCCGTTTTACCCGACGTTTTTCAGCACTTGAAACAACCGTGGGTTTTCTCAATGAGCGTTTACGCTTCGTGGTCTTGGATGTGAGAAGGTGACTGCCGTAAGCTTTCACGCGTTTGATTTTTCCGGTGCCTGTCACTTTAAAGCGTTTTGCGGCACCGCGATTTGTCTTCATTTTGGGCATTGAATGCGACTCCTTTCATTTGGCGACGAGATAAGCCGTTAAGAAACGGCCTTCCTGAGATGGTTCACTTTCCATGCGGGCAATATCCGACAATTGTTCGCTCACCACCTCAAGGACTTTGTGTCCATATTCTTTGTGAGCCATTTCCCGCCCCCGGAACATGACCGTTATTTTCACCTTGGATCCGTCTTCAATGAACTTGCGGATCTTTTTGGCTTTGGTCTCGATGTCGTGGACATCAATCCCGGGTCTGAACCGGATCTCTTTCATCTGTACGACGTGCTGTTTCTTCCGGTTTTCCTTCTCGTGCTTGTGCTGTTGATACTTATACTTTCCGAAGTCAAGTATCTTGCATACAGGGGGATTGGCATCCGGTGAGATTTCCACCAGGTCCAAATCTCTTTTTTCAGCTTCTCTGAGCGCCTCTTGTATGCTTACGATACCAATTTGATTGCCGTTTTCTCCAATGAGTCGGACTCTTGGAGCACGAATCTCCTGATTGATTCGTTGGCTGTCATCTTTTTTCGAAATAGTCTCTCCTTTGTTTCTGGTTAACAGGCGGACCCGAACCTATTCCGTATATTCAGGTCTTGATGCATCCTGCATCCTATCGATAAATTCATCGAAACGGAGCGATCCCTGGTCGCCTTTCCGGTGCTGCCGGATACTGATCAGGCGGTCTTCCACTTCTTTATCTCCAATTATACACATAAATGGGATTTTATTCAATTCCGCATCACGAATTTTTGCCCCAATTTTCTCCTGACGGTCATCAATTTCCACCCGAATTCCCTTTTCAAAGAGAGAATCGGCGATTTCGCGGACATATTCCAGGTGGCGATCCGCAATGGGCAGAAGTTTCACCTGGACGGGTGCCAGCCACATGGGAAAATGACCGGCAGTATCCTCAATGAGAATCCCGATGAAGCGTTCCAGGGATCCCATAATTGCCCGGTGGATCATAAAAGGCCGGTGTTTATTTCCGTCCGTGCCGGTGTATTCCATGTCAAATCGTTCCGGCTCGTTAAAATCAAACTGGATGGTGGTGCATTGCCACAGCCGGCCGATAGCATCCTTGATCTTGATATCAATTTTAGGACCATAAAAAGCGCCACCGCCCTCATCCACTTCAAAATCGACACCCTTTTTTTTCAGGGATGAGCTCAAGGATTCCTGGGCTTTTTCCCAGTCAGACGGATCGCCGACGGATTTTCCTTCAGGCCGGGTAGAGAGGTAAACTTTAAATTCCGTAAATCCAAAGGTTTTCAAATAATCAAAGGAAAACTGGATGAGTTTTTCCACTTCATAATTTAATTGATCCGGTGTACAGATGATATGGGCATCATCCTGAGTAAATCCACGGACCCGCATGAGTCCATGCAATACACCGGACATTTCATAGCGGTATACCGTCCCCAGCTCGGCATATCGAACAGGAAGATCCCGGTATGAATGCTGACGGCGCTTGTATATCATGATATGAAAGGGACAGTTCATAGGTTTTAAGTAATAATCCTGACCTTCCACCTCTATGGGACTGTACATGGAATCTTTATAAAAGCCCAGGTGTCCGGAGGTTTCCCAGAGCTCCGCCTTGCCGATATGGGGTGTCTGGACCAGTTCATAACCGGCTTTCCGGTGCTCTGCATGCCAGAAATCCTCAATAATTTTCCGGACTGTTGCCCCTTTGGGAAACCATAAAGTGAGTCCCTGCCCAATCCGGTCAGAAAAATCGAAAAGATCCAATTCCCTTCCAAGCTTCCGGTGATCCCGTTTTTTGGCTTCTTCCAGAAAATTCAGATACTTTTTGAGCCCTTTTTTATCGGAAAAGGCCGTCCCGTAGATCCGGGAAAGCATTTTATTCCGTTCATCACCACGCCAGTAGGCACCGGCCACATTTAAGAGTTTGAAGGCCGGAATTTTCCCTGTCGAGGGGATATGGGGGCCACGGCAAAGATCTGAAAATTCTCCCTGGGTATAGATGGACAACACCTCATCTTCCGGAATCTCACGAATAATCTCCACTTTGTAGGTCTCGCCCAGTTTTTCAAAGAAACGGATGGCTTCATCACGGGTGACTTCCCGGCGGGTAACCGGAAAATCTTCGGAAATGATTCTTTCCATTTCCTTTTCAATTTTGTCCAAATCATCTTCGGTAAAAGGGACCGGGGCATCAAAGTCGTAATAAAACCGGTTTTCGATAGCCGGTCCGATAGTGACTTTCACATCCTTGAAAAGTCGTTGAACCGCCTGAGCCATAATATGAGCCGTACTGTGGAGAAGGATATTGTGGGCTTCAGGAGATTTATAGGTAATCAGCAGTATTTCCGCATCATCCTGCAAAGGCCGCTTCAAATCAATCAGTTTACCGTTCACTTTTGCAGCAAGACAGTTCCTTGCGAGTCCTTCGCTGATTGATAAAGCCACATCGTAAGGGGTCGATCCTATGGGAAACTCCTGAATACTGCCGTCAGGAAGGGTAATCTTTATTGTTTCTGTCATTGTATTTCAGTTTTTCTCTCATCGTTGCGGTGTCAATTTTCAAACTTCGTATAATTTACATACCATCATGTGTTCATACAATTACTTTTGAAGGTTGAGACATTCAGAAGTTGAAAGGTTGAAGGTTTCATCGGTTTATAAGTAAGGGGGGGGTTGTATATTCATAAATTCTGTTGTTCCTATATAGGAAGATTCTTATGTGTACACACCCCCGGGGATAAAATAAATCCTACACTGGTAAAAATCAAGATTATATTATTTTTAATATATCATGCTTCCTCGCCCCATATCTCCCCCGATTGAAGTCTGGAACTGTAGAGAAAGCATAGCTTGTATGTATAAATCATTGCTCTTCCCCAATACCAAAATCATCACTCAAAATAATAATGTATTCCACCCTGAGGTATGTACATGATAATTTCAAATTCCGAATCTCCACTGATAGAAAGAGTGAGAGGCCATTCCAGAGCCACATGGATATTTTTGGTGATATTGTATTCAAAGCCAAATCCGGCACCGGCATTTACCCGTATATCGTTGTCCCATGTAGATTCTTCCTCAGAAATATACTGGCCGTTTTGGTGTTTTCGGCTGACTTCTTCTTCAGCCTCAATATAAATGGCTGATCCATACAAAAGATAGAGCGTGGATTTCTTTGCTTTACGGAGTGTTTTATAAAAATTGATACCGATATTTCCATTGACGTACATATTCGAGGCATACTCCGTGACAACGTAATCGAAGTGAAACAATTCATCTTCAGCTGTAAGTTCTCCATGCTGGTTCCAACCCACGAGTCCGCTATTGATCTGATAACCGCTTTTCTCATCAATCTTGCGGTACGAAAAGCCAGAACCACTAATCAGTCCGCCGCCAAATCCAATAGCTTTGGTAAGATTCATTCCTTCCTGTGCCCAAGCCACTGAAGTAAAAAAAATAAGACTTAATACAATACTTTTCCTTTTCATATCATCCCTCCTGTTATCATGATTCAATATCAATGTACAGTTTTTCAGGCAAATATTTCAAATTTTTTATCATGAATTGATGACATTGTCTTTTACAATAATGATTTACCTTACTCGAGGACAAATAAAGCAATATATTCTCAATATTTCATATTTATATTTAATACCACCTTATCTTCTGTAATTTTCTCTGTTATGATGTTCCCCGGGAAATGGGGCGGCAGAGTGACGAGGAGAGGAGACAGTGAGACCATAACAAAAATCCATGATTTCGTGAACTTTTGAACCTGTAAAGCCATAAACTTCTAACCACTCAAAGCGGACTTTCTACAAAAAAAGTGGACAGATAGATAAGCTTAAAGCAGCATGGTTTGTTCTAACTTCCGCTTTTCTGCAATGTAACACTCAACGGCCTGTCCAAAAAAATATTGAAAGACCAGTCGTATTGAGGAGTTCCATTCTCAACTCTCTTCAAGTAAAAAATCCGGATTAAAGGAAATAGCCACCAGATGGCTGTTTCCCAAGAGCTCATGGCTGTGCATCCTGAAGGCATATTCCAGTGTCAAAGCGTCGAGGGATATGGCTGTAAAGAGAGAAAAGACATTTCGAGAATCGTAAGCCGTGCCCAGAAAGAGGAGATTGCGGTAATCTATCAGCAGTCCGGGACGGAGATTCAGATTTCCCAGGGCATCAAAGTTTATCCCTTCCTCCCGTTGATATCCCGGTGTATACCGCAGTGTAAGCCCCGGATTCAACAGAAAAGGTCCGGTTGTCAGCGGCATACTCCAGGCGCTTTCAAGATAGGGTGTATAAAGCTGTACCGAACCATCTGAAAATGCCGTCACACCTGTGGGAAGTTGCCTGACGGCATATAAACTATGAAGTCTGTCCCCTTTTTTATAGGCATAAAGATCAAAAGCCAGTCCAAATCCGTTTTCGGCAATGAGATTCATCATGATGGCCTGGATTGTCATCCCGGTTTCAAATCCGCCGATTTCCCTTAAAGCAGTCCCAAGGGCAAGGGTGGTAATGCCCGATGAGTGATAAGAAACCTGATTATAATCCAATCGCTCTCCCAAATCCAGCAGACCGTTTCCCTCTCCTTCATCCCCGGTTCCGGGCATTCCGTCACTTCCCCAATCCAGCAAGGCATTCCGCGTATCGGGAATATGGTCCACTCCCACACGGGATATCATAAATCCCGCCGGTTTATCCTTAAAAAAGGTGAATGCATACGCTCCACTGGATGCTGTCACAAGCTGATTATAAAGCAGGGAATGAAAAAGAAACAACTGGTGGTTGTTATCCGACTCCAGTGCCAGGGGATTGTACCGCACGTTGTCACTTCCGGCATGATAAAGTCCCCACAACTGTCCAAACACACTGCCTCCCGGTCCGCCGGTGAGTTCCAGATGTTCATTCCCGTAGGATCGAAAGGGGGATTTCCCGGACAATGAGCTTACCACGAGGAGCAGCCCGGCAAAGATGGAAAGGGTTTTAGAGTTTTTTCTTAAGTTCATTGAGTTTTTGCAGTGCTTCCAAAGGTGTCATTTCTTCAATTTTAATGGTTTTAACTTCCTTGAGGACCTCATGTTCCTCCGCTTCAAAAATACTGAGCTGAATGGCCTGTTCTGCGCCTTTGATCGAGGGTTTCACCATCCTTTGGCCGTTCGGGAGTGTGTGATCACTGCCTGAAAGTCCATAGAGGATATCTTTTGCCCGGTTCACCACCTCAAGGGGAATGCCCGCCATCCGGGCTACATGGATGCCGTAGGATTTATCGGCGCCCCCGGGAATAATTTTCCGGAGAAAAACAACCTGATCCCCGTATTCCCGGACCGCCACATTATAATTTTTCAGCCGTTCCAGGATTTTCTCCAGTTCCGTCAGTTCGTGGTAGTGTGTCGCAAAGAGGGTCCGTGCTGCCACATCCGGCGAATTGTGGAGATATTCCACTACCGCCCAGGCAATGGAGAGTCCGTCGTAGGTACTTGTCCCTCGTCCGATTTCATCCAGGAGGATCAGACTCCGCCGCGTGGCCGTATTGAGAATGTTGGCTGTTTCGATCATTTCCGTAAGGAAGGTGCTTTCGCCAAAGGCCAGGTTATCGCTGGCTCCCACACGGGTAAATATCTTATCCACCAGACCGATGCGGGCACTCACGGCCGGCACATAGGATCCGATATGGGCCATGAGGACAATAAGGCCGATTTGTCTCAGATAAGTGGATTTTCCGGCCATATTGGGACCGGTAATGATGAGGATTTGATCGGTTTCCGTATCGGTGTATACATCATTCGGGATAAAAGATTCCCCCGGAGGCAGCAGGGATTGCACCACAGGGTGGGTACCCCCTTTGATTTCGAGGGATGTCTCTTCGGTTACTTCGGGACGGACCCATTGGTACCGGGATGCCAGTTCGGCAAAACAGGCCAGCACATCCAGCTCCGCCACAATCCGGGCATTGGTTTGTATTAATTCAATGGACCGCATCAGGTCATCGGCAAATTCCCTGAAAAGGCGGGATTCCAATTCCAGAAGTTTTTCCTCTGCCGTAAGGATTTTCTCCTCGTATT includes:
- the infC gene encoding translation initiation factor IF-3 translates to MSKKDDSQRINQEIRAPRVRLIGENGNQIGIVSIQEALREAEKRDLDLVEISPDANPPVCKILDFGKYKYQQHKHEKENRKKQHVVQMKEIRFRPGIDVHDIETKAKKIRKFIEDGSKVKITVMFRGREMAHKEYGHKVLEVVSEQLSDIARMESEPSQEGRFLTAYLVAK
- the rpmI gene encoding 50S ribosomal protein L35; the encoded protein is MPKMKTNRGAAKRFKVTGTGKIKRVKAYGSHLLTSKTTKRKRSLRKPTVVSSAEKRRVKRMLGI
- the thrS gene encoding threonine--tRNA ligase; translated protein: MTETIKITLPDGSIQEFPIGSTPYDVALSISEGLARNCLAAKVNGKLIDLKRPLQDDAEILLITYKSPEAHNILLHSTAHIMAQAVQRLFKDVKVTIGPAIENRFYYDFDAPVPFTEDDLDKIEKEMERIISEDFPVTRREVTRDEAIRFFEKLGETYKVEIIREIPEDEVLSIYTQGEFSDLCRGPHIPSTGKIPAFKLLNVAGAYWRGDERNKMLSRIYGTAFSDKKGLKKYLNFLEEAKKRDHRKLGRELDLFDFSDRIGQGLTLWFPKGATVRKIIEDFWHAEHRKAGYELVQTPHIGKAELWETSGHLGFYKDSMYSPIEVEGQDYYLKPMNCPFHIMIYKRRQHSYRDLPVRYAELGTVYRYEMSGVLHGLMRVRGFTQDDAHIICTPDQLNYEVEKLIQFSFDYLKTFGFTEFKVYLSTRPEGKSVGDPSDWEKAQESLSSSLKKKGVDFEVDEGGGAFYGPKIDIKIKDAIGRLWQCTTIQFDFNEPERFDMEYTGTDGNKHRPFMIHRAIMGSLERFIGILIEDTAGHFPMWLAPVQVKLLPIADRHLEYVREIADSLFEKGIRVEIDDRQEKIGAKIRDAELNKIPFMCIIGDKEVEDRLISIRQHRKGDQGSLRFDEFIDRMQDASRPEYTE
- the rplT gene encoding 50S ribosomal protein L20; amino-acid sequence: MPRANSSVPRHRRHKKILKMAKGYWGARSRLYKTAKEAVERGWLYAYRDRRRKKRDFRRLWITRINAAVRQYDMSYSVFIHKLQENNIKLNRKQLSEMAIREPQSFKKLVESLK